The proteins below are encoded in one region of Calditrichota bacterium:
- a CDS encoding transketolase family protein, whose amino-acid sequence MMQTFGNVSLREAFGEALLAAGEQFDDLRVLDAGTSNSTMSEPFRKKWPERFYTAGINEPGMIGLATGLSMAGRRVVACDMSIFLQHAFAHLTTAARQGEDLHLIVAASHTGIAVGPDGGSAHDLTDLARMRLIPGFTVLAPWDGHQVKQALEVILNRKGCYYLRLNRPKVPIFTAPDVRFEIGKAVILREGREISIVATGDKVYAALEAADMLGDGVAEVIGVASIEPFDDATVVASAIRTGRVVTVEDHIFVGGLYERTAGVLAASHPTPMRRVALDRIFTTSGEPDELARLYGVDAAAIVEVCRKFLGVSD is encoded by the coding sequence TTGATGCAGACCTTTGGCAACGTCTCGCTCCGCGAGGCCTTCGGTGAGGCGCTGCTTGCCGCGGGAGAGCAATTTGACGATCTGCGCGTTCTCGATGCCGGGACCAGCAATTCGACGATGAGCGAGCCGTTTCGCAAGAAGTGGCCGGAGCGGTTCTATACCGCCGGGATCAATGAACCGGGGATGATCGGGCTGGCAACCGGTCTGTCAATGGCCGGCCGGAGGGTGGTAGCCTGCGACATGTCGATCTTTCTCCAGCATGCCTTTGCGCACCTGACGACCGCGGCGAGGCAGGGCGAAGATCTGCATCTCATCGTAGCCGCGAGTCATACCGGCATAGCCGTAGGCCCGGACGGCGGCTCGGCGCACGATCTGACCGATCTGGCTCGCATGCGGCTCATACCGGGGTTCACGGTCCTGGCGCCTTGGGATGGGCATCAGGTTAAGCAAGCGCTCGAGGTCATTCTGAACCGCAAGGGTTGCTATTATCTCCGCCTTAACCGCCCGAAAGTGCCGATTTTCACCGCGCCGGACGTTCGGTTCGAGATCGGCAAGGCAGTCATCTTACGCGAAGGCCGTGAAATCAGCATCGTCGCGACGGGCGACAAGGTCTATGCCGCGCTTGAAGCCGCCGATATGCTCGGCGATGGCGTAGCCGAAGTGATTGGCGTTGCCTCGATCGAGCCGTTCGACGACGCGACGGTGGTTGCATCCGCCATTCGCACCGGGCGCGTCGTCACAGTCGAGGATCATATATTCGTGGGTGGTCTCTACGAGCGAACCGCCGGGGTGCTCGCGGCGAGTCACCCGACGCCGATGCGCCGGGTGGCGTTAGACCGGATATTCACAACCTCGGGCGAACCGGACGAATTGGCGAGGCTTTACGGGGTCGATGCAGCGGCTATTGTCGAAGTCTGCAGGAAGTTCCTGGGCGTTAGTGACTGA
- the priA gene encoding primosomal protein N', with product MSVSGTAVPLTDVCFLEAPFGPFTYLVPDELGVVEPGQRVRVPFGRAMRTGVAVGWYLGPKEERHKPVGSLLDRSPLLPADLLDLTRWMAEYYLCEWGEVLAAAIPSGLKSRVAGKYHLSEAGRAELWIAEEAGPTADLWRALARGVLSREAIIRRSSKGGSLFEQFRKRGWLEPAPDRMPSRDAGFDFVWIWTGVISYEDALDALPKNALKLRRVVEHLRERDGRLVQGRRSPELPGLTAALRNLKNRRWVESGRVLRDVTVRSQSGLVETALETPELSETQQAIVAKVRSALAERRFQTFLLYGVTGSGKSLIYLEAVAAALTAGRSALVLVPEIALTPQLAGRLRRRFGDRVAVVHSSLSAADRRDIWRAIRSGVRDVVVGARSALFAPLDRPGLIVVDEEHDDSYKQDDPSPRYNARDAALKRAQLCGATVLLGSATPDVVSFHNALGRRYELLQLRERHQGVELPAVTVVKWWGLEPGNLLSPPLRSRLERTLGEGRQAILLVNRRGFSTLIRCRECREVVKCPDCDVSLRYHRDGEKLVCHLCGFSSRVITTCPACGGIRVRYGGLGTQKVERELNLLYPLARVARMDLDTTRPSGAGQEILSRMAAGEIDVLLGTQMVAKGHDFPGVKLAGILAADLEWLQPDYRAVERAFRILTQAAGRTGRAGGGDVVIQSAVPEAKLLRWVQAHDYEQLYRSEIVAREPLGYPPFGRLIAIGVRCPEAEKADAAANALRDRLVEGLKLGRVLGPASPPVERAEGHYRRRLLVKFPRRFDTPFRTDKETIYNICREIQSLAGRSAVRISIDVDPIET from the coding sequence ATGAGCGTATCCGGCACTGCTGTCCCGCTAACCGACGTCTGCTTTCTCGAAGCGCCATTCGGGCCGTTCACCTACCTTGTCCCCGATGAACTGGGAGTGGTCGAGCCGGGCCAGAGGGTGCGGGTGCCCTTTGGTCGTGCGATGCGGACCGGGGTTGCCGTCGGGTGGTATCTCGGGCCGAAAGAAGAACGTCATAAGCCCGTCGGAAGCCTGCTCGATCGTTCACCGCTCCTGCCCGCGGACCTGCTCGACCTAACCCGCTGGATGGCGGAATACTATCTCTGCGAGTGGGGGGAAGTGCTTGCTGCGGCAATACCATCCGGGCTAAAGAGTCGGGTCGCCGGGAAGTATCACTTATCGGAAGCCGGTCGCGCCGAGTTGTGGATCGCTGAAGAAGCCGGCCCGACAGCCGACCTCTGGCGGGCGCTGGCGCGCGGAGTCCTCTCCCGCGAAGCCATCATTAGACGCTCTTCCAAGGGAGGTTCGCTCTTCGAGCAGTTCCGCAAGCGCGGCTGGCTTGAACCGGCACCCGATAGGATGCCCTCCCGCGATGCCGGCTTCGACTTCGTTTGGATCTGGACCGGCGTAATCAGTTATGAGGACGCGCTCGACGCTCTGCCCAAGAACGCCCTTAAGTTGCGCCGGGTCGTGGAACATCTTCGCGAGCGAGATGGGCGTCTGGTGCAAGGGCGTCGTTCGCCGGAGTTGCCAGGTCTTACGGCTGCTTTGCGCAACCTAAAGAACCGGCGGTGGGTGGAATCTGGCAGAGTCTTGCGCGATGTTACGGTGAGGTCGCAGAGTGGTTTGGTCGAAACGGCTCTGGAGACGCCGGAACTCTCTGAAACGCAGCAGGCGATCGTCGCCAAAGTCCGGTCGGCGCTTGCCGAGCGTCGATTCCAGACCTTTTTGCTCTATGGCGTAACCGGCAGCGGCAAGAGTTTGATATACCTCGAAGCGGTCGCCGCGGCGCTGACGGCCGGGCGTTCGGCACTGGTACTGGTGCCGGAGATTGCTTTGACGCCGCAACTTGCCGGACGCTTGCGGAGGCGCTTTGGCGACCGGGTGGCGGTCGTTCACAGCAGCCTATCCGCGGCCGACCGGCGGGATATCTGGCGTGCGATTCGGAGCGGTGTCCGGGACGTCGTCGTAGGGGCGCGGTCGGCGCTCTTTGCGCCGCTTGACCGGCCTGGCTTGATTGTGGTCGATGAAGAGCACGACGACTCCTACAAGCAGGACGACCCGTCACCCCGCTACAACGCCCGCGACGCAGCTCTGAAGCGGGCTCAACTCTGCGGCGCCACGGTCCTGCTCGGCTCGGCGACGCCCGATGTCGTCAGTTTTCACAATGCCTTGGGAAGGCGCTATGAACTTTTGCAACTGCGCGAGCGGCATCAGGGCGTAGAACTTCCAGCGGTTACAGTCGTTAAATGGTGGGGACTGGAGCCGGGAAACCTCCTCTCCCCGCCGCTAAGGTCGCGGCTCGAGCGGACACTGGGGGAGGGCCGCCAGGCGATCTTGCTCGTGAACCGTCGCGGCTTTTCAACTCTTATCCGGTGTCGGGAATGCAGGGAAGTGGTGAAATGCCCCGACTGCGACGTCTCACTTAGGTATCATCGCGACGGCGAAAAATTAGTCTGCCATCTTTGCGGGTTTTCGAGCCGGGTGATTACGACCTGTCCGGCTTGCGGCGGCATTCGGGTGCGTTATGGTGGATTGGGCACTCAAAAGGTTGAGCGGGAGTTGAATCTGCTCTATCCACTGGCCCGCGTAGCGCGAATGGATCTCGATACCACTCGTCCTTCCGGAGCCGGTCAGGAGATACTCTCGCGGATGGCCGCCGGTGAGATCGATGTTTTGCTCGGCACCCAAATGGTCGCCAAAGGGCACGATTTTCCGGGTGTGAAACTGGCCGGGATACTGGCGGCGGATCTCGAATGGCTGCAACCCGACTATCGTGCCGTCGAGCGCGCTTTTCGCATCCTCACTCAAGCGGCCGGTCGCACCGGACGTGCCGGCGGCGGCGACGTCGTCATTCAGTCCGCGGTTCCGGAAGCCAAACTATTGCGATGGGTGCAGGCTCACGACTACGAGCAACTCTACCGGTCGGAGATTGTGGCGCGCGAGCCGCTCGGCTACCCGCCATTCGGGCGGCTTATAGCGATCGGAGTGAGGTGTCCGGAGGCAGAGAAAGCGGATGCTGCGGCAAATGCGCTTCGCGATCGCCTTGTCGAAGGACTTAAGTTGGGACGGGTGCTCGGTCCGGCGTCGCCGCCGGTGGAACGAGCAGAAGGTCATTACCGACGCCGACTTCTTGTCAAGTTCCCGCGCCGGTTCGACACACCCTTCAGAACCGACAAGGAGACAATCTACAATATCTGCCGGGAAATTCAGTCTCTGGCGGGCAGGAGCGCGGTGAGAATCAGCATCGATGTCGATCCGATTGAGACCTGA
- a CDS encoding dihydroorotate dehydrogenase electron transfer subunit: MNRPIAEIGIVRHAFEVSANLWDLTVEAPQIAPVTRAGQFVHVRVTDNHHPFLRRPLSVGPVAGKSLRLIFNIRGEGTRLLAAKRPGDALDLIGPLGTGFAQPNPARTSLLVGGGIGVVPLQLLDDQLPANAPRRFLLGMRSQSTSPLTLEEIEDRRIDVASDDGSLGFKGNVAALLEQVLGGTDTASLDIYTCGPGAMLSAVKRISLGAGIPAFASLEVPMGCGLGACQSCAVPRADGEGYYLVCHDGPVFDARSVILEPEVLP; encoded by the coding sequence TTGAACCGACCGATCGCGGAGATAGGCATCGTCCGGCACGCCTTCGAGGTCTCGGCGAACCTCTGGGACCTCACGGTCGAAGCGCCTCAGATCGCGCCGGTCACCCGTGCCGGCCAGTTCGTCCATGTCCGGGTGACGGACAACCACCATCCCTTCCTTCGTCGTCCGCTTTCGGTCGGGCCGGTTGCAGGCAAGTCCCTGCGTCTCATCTTCAACATTCGCGGCGAAGGAACACGCCTCCTTGCCGCCAAGCGTCCCGGCGACGCCCTCGACCTGATAGGCCCGCTCGGAACCGGCTTTGCGCAGCCTAATCCTGCGCGGACCAGCCTCCTCGTCGGCGGTGGGATCGGGGTCGTGCCGTTGCAGTTGCTCGACGATCAATTGCCCGCCAATGCTCCGCGAAGGTTCCTGCTGGGAATGCGTTCGCAAAGCACCTCGCCGTTGACACTGGAGGAGATCGAGGACCGTCGCATCGACGTCGCCTCGGACGACGGCAGCCTCGGCTTCAAGGGCAATGTCGCCGCTCTGCTCGAGCAGGTGCTTGGCGGGACGGATACGGCTTCACTTGACATCTACACCTGTGGGCCGGGAGCGATGCTGTCAGCCGTCAAGCGCATTTCGCTGGGAGCGGGCATCCCGGCTTTTGCGTCGCTTGAAGTGCCGATGGGCTGCGGACTGGGGGCTTGCCAATCCTGCGCCGTGCCGCGGGCGGATGGCGAAGGCTATTATCTGGTATGCCACGATGGGCCGGTCTTCGATGCGCGGTCGGTGATACTCGAACCGGAGGTGCTGCCCTGA
- a CDS encoding ABC transporter substrate-binding protein: MNRFGPRVLIDSIFFCLLFTVRSAISEEPDEFAKIACLVPLTGAYQEAGRTLHRSYHLGWRTSRPSDVRVVLLTFDTRSDPAVAESLAISLANQRNVILLVGGFPSSSAYRIARIAETFRLPYLIDAASGDSLSAEDREWIFRIAPPASEQNEGLVGWAMTTIGNRKPLAIVGSESTSAAPAIDDLERDLNRVWRGRVDRIRFAPGLEDFTPLLSLLKPQKPAAVWLFGETADIARFLRQARSERFMPFAFLLGTTGLASYRLIALSEGTSSWIFAPVIWTADDPRPAAQEFLRHWRPGRKGDDPDPLAALGYAAMEVVGDVLTHSGGEERSLIRKALAETSLRTAVGPVEFTDFPGYYNQNRMQTSAMQLRSGTWSVVWPRVLASARAVYPVPDWRERERAVRRDNVRDRISLAMVAVTALLLVLIMVRRRRMGP; the protein is encoded by the coding sequence ATGAACCGGTTCGGCCCTCGAGTGCTAATCGACTCGATCTTCTTCTGTTTGCTGTTTACGGTTCGTAGTGCGATATCTGAAGAGCCGGATGAATTTGCGAAGATCGCCTGTTTGGTCCCCTTAACCGGCGCCTATCAGGAGGCCGGCCGGACGCTGCACAGGTCCTATCATCTTGGATGGCGAACATCCCGCCCATCCGATGTCCGGGTGGTGTTACTCACCTTTGACACCCGCTCCGATCCGGCAGTAGCCGAATCGCTCGCCATCTCCCTTGCGAATCAGCGCAACGTGATACTCTTGGTCGGTGGATTTCCTTCCTCATCGGCCTACCGAATAGCCCGGATTGCCGAGACTTTCCGCCTGCCCTATCTGATCGACGCAGCGTCGGGCGACAGTCTGTCGGCCGAGGATCGCGAGTGGATCTTCCGCATTGCGCCACCGGCTTCGGAGCAGAATGAAGGTCTGGTCGGCTGGGCCATGACGACTATTGGCAACCGCAAACCTCTGGCAATCGTAGGCAGCGAGTCTACATCCGCAGCGCCGGCGATAGACGACCTTGAGCGCGACCTTAACCGGGTATGGCGGGGCCGGGTGGACCGGATCCGGTTTGCCCCGGGACTGGAGGATTTCACCCCGTTGCTGTCGCTGCTTAAGCCTCAGAAACCGGCCGCAGTCTGGCTTTTCGGCGAGACCGCAGACATAGCCCGATTCTTACGGCAGGCGCGATCAGAGCGATTTATGCCGTTCGCCTTCCTGCTGGGGACGACAGGACTCGCAAGCTACCGCTTGATCGCCCTCTCGGAAGGCACATCGAGTTGGATTTTCGCCCCGGTTATCTGGACCGCGGATGATCCACGTCCGGCGGCGCAGGAGTTTCTCCGTCACTGGCGACCGGGTCGCAAAGGCGACGATCCCGATCCGCTCGCAGCGCTGGGCTATGCTGCGATGGAAGTCGTCGGTGATGTCCTTACCCATTCCGGCGGCGAAGAGCGGTCGCTCATTCGTAAAGCACTCGCTGAGACGTCGCTTAGGACAGCAGTCGGCCCGGTCGAGTTCACCGACTTCCCCGGTTACTACAATCAGAATCGCATGCAAACCTCTGCAATGCAACTGCGCAGCGGCACCTGGAGCGTCGTTTGGCCGCGCGTTTTGGCGTCTGCGAGAGCTGTCTATCCGGTTCCCGATTGGCGTGAACGGGAACGTGCCGTCCGGCGCGACAACGTCCGCGACCGGATCAGCCTGGCTATGGTGGCAGTCACTGCGCTCCTGTTGGTGTTGATTATGGTGAGGAGAAGGCGAATGGGGCCGTGA
- a CDS encoding PorV/PorQ family protein, which translates to MRPRSIHLMSRFIHIKPKRTACSGALIALVLASGMNAAMAAGRTGFPLLAIPVNARAAALAGAPVAAPGKVLLTDCNPANLATGERLATAAYGTHPAAIWSGRLHYQQPLRYGTAALFLKSLDYGSIEESQRDLGPTGRTLAAAEYHYGVSWAGELYPRLYGGLTAGMISGRLAEADAAGYAFDAGLVYDLQWEDVVLGAAMVNLGRQWDGYGTGTDPLPTELRLGGSKKLQHLPLTLHLTTLMRARGEGEWRAGMLPGEPDLAFAAGGEFEITPSGGGKPLYLRIGYGSQGRDQRVGHRRDTLSGFTFGFGIGFGPTSLDYAILSLGALGSVQRFGFAFTL; encoded by the coding sequence ATGAGACCCCGGTCGATCCATCTGATGAGCCGATTCATCCACATTAAACCAAAAAGAACCGCCTGCAGCGGAGCGCTCATCGCGCTGGTGCTGGCGAGCGGAATGAATGCAGCGATGGCTGCCGGGCGAACCGGCTTTCCACTTCTGGCAATTCCGGTCAATGCGCGAGCCGCAGCGCTCGCCGGTGCGCCGGTTGCCGCGCCGGGCAAGGTGCTGCTTACAGACTGCAATCCGGCGAATCTCGCGACTGGCGAGCGACTCGCGACAGCCGCTTACGGCACTCATCCGGCTGCTATCTGGAGTGGTCGTCTTCATTATCAACAGCCGCTTCGCTATGGCACGGCAGCGCTTTTCCTGAAGTCCCTCGACTACGGGAGCATCGAGGAATCGCAGCGCGACCTGGGTCCGACCGGGCGGACGCTTGCAGCGGCGGAGTATCATTACGGCGTGAGTTGGGCCGGTGAACTCTATCCCCGACTATACGGCGGCTTGACGGCAGGTATGATCTCCGGGCGGCTGGCTGAAGCGGACGCGGCGGGCTACGCTTTCGACGCAGGACTTGTTTACGACTTGCAATGGGAGGATGTCGTCCTGGGCGCGGCGATGGTCAATCTCGGCCGTCAGTGGGACGGCTACGGAACCGGAACCGATCCCCTGCCGACCGAACTGCGTCTGGGAGGATCGAAGAAACTGCAGCATTTGCCGCTGACGCTGCATCTGACAACGCTCATGCGAGCCAGGGGCGAAGGCGAGTGGCGGGCCGGGATGCTGCCGGGCGAGCCCGATTTGGCATTTGCTGCCGGGGGCGAGTTTGAGATTACTCCTTCGGGAGGCGGTAAACCGCTCTATTTACGGATCGGTTACGGCAGTCAGGGTCGCGACCAGCGGGTCGGCCATCGGCGCGACACACTTTCCGGCTTCACCTTTGGCTTTGGGATCGGCTTCGGCCCCACCAGCCTCGACTATGCGATACTTTCGCTCGGAGCGTTGGGCAGCGTTCAACGTTTCGGATTTGCGTTCACGCTCTAA
- a CDS encoding ABC transporter ATP-binding protein: MQRLLSKSAGSSWALVTELIVNDSDVLLSVRDLRVEFHSDDGVARAVDGVSFDVKAGQTLGLVGESGCGKTVSCLAILRLIQQPPGRIAGGVALFSGRDLLQLSEDEMRSVRGNDIAMVFQEPMTSLNPVFTCGDQVAEAVMLHQGVNRSEARRAALEAFKLVGLTDPERRLDEYPHQLSGGLRQRVMIAMALACRPRLLICDEPTTALDVTIQAQILVLLRRLQRELGMAIIMITHNLGVVAELADNVAVMYAGRIVETGSVSDVFLRPRHPYTIGLQQAVPRLGLRRETLYQIEGVVPNPLNLPSGCRFHPRCPLADDRCRAEEPELLSLPQVSAGSRAACWKAGQFDPAALYARRDVLPSAV, from the coding sequence ATGCAGCGGCTATTGTCGAAGTCTGCAGGAAGTTCCTGGGCGTTAGTGACTGAACTTATTGTGAACGACTCCGACGTCCTTTTATCCGTCCGTGACCTGCGGGTCGAATTTCATTCCGACGACGGCGTGGCGCGCGCGGTCGATGGCGTTTCGTTCGACGTCAAAGCCGGGCAGACCCTCGGCCTGGTCGGCGAATCGGGCTGCGGTAAGACGGTCTCCTGCCTGGCGATCCTGCGCCTGATTCAGCAGCCGCCGGGCCGGATAGCAGGCGGAGTGGCTCTCTTCAGTGGACGGGACTTGCTGCAACTGAGCGAAGATGAAATGCGCTCGGTGCGGGGAAACGACATTGCGATGGTCTTTCAGGAGCCGATGACGTCGCTCAATCCGGTTTTCACCTGTGGCGATCAGGTAGCCGAAGCGGTGATGCTGCATCAAGGCGTGAACCGCTCTGAGGCGCGTCGGGCGGCCCTTGAGGCTTTCAAACTGGTCGGCTTGACCGATCCGGAACGGCGGCTCGACGAATACCCTCATCAACTATCAGGCGGACTGCGCCAGCGGGTGATGATCGCCATGGCCCTTGCCTGCCGACCGCGACTTCTGATCTGCGATGAGCCGACGACCGCGCTCGACGTTACGATCCAAGCCCAAATCCTGGTCCTCTTGCGCCGGCTTCAGCGTGAACTTGGGATGGCGATCATAATGATCACTCATAACCTCGGCGTCGTCGCGGAACTGGCCGACAACGTCGCGGTTATGTATGCCGGGCGGATCGTCGAGACCGGGAGCGTATCCGACGTCTTCCTGCGGCCTCGACATCCTTACACGATAGGCCTGCAACAAGCCGTGCCGCGACTCGGCCTTCGGCGCGAGACGCTCTACCAGATCGAAGGCGTCGTGCCGAATCCTCTGAATCTACCTTCCGGCTGCCGGTTTCATCCCCGTTGCCCGTTAGCCGACGATCGCTGCCGCGCCGAGGAGCCTGAGCTTCTCTCTCTACCCCAAGTCAGTGCCGGCAGCCGTGCCGCCTGTTGGAAGGCTGGTCAATTCGATCCCGCCGCTCTCTATGCCCGCCGGGACGTCCTCCCCTCAGCCGTTTAG
- a CDS encoding dihydroorotate dehydrogenase, giving the protein MPRWAGLRCAVGDTRTGGAALMPFDASVTMRGLTFRSPLLTGSGTFGYGDEFLSVMDYAPLGGIVTKSLSIRPREGNPPPRICETPGGGVINSIGLANPGVEAFLKTKVKSLPVGTTRIFLSIVGDTVEEFTAVLEKLETIPEIDGYELNVSCPNVKKGGLSIGGDQVAVAEIVRACRGLTKRFLAVKLTPHHPSVPPLAEAAAKAGADALTMTNTLVAMMIDAEKRRPMLGTVTGGYSGPPLKPVALAKVWQASQAVDLPIWASGGISDGLDGIEFLMAGASGLQLGSILFADPYAPARILREMEAWCDRHGVARLADLIGSLRT; this is encoded by the coding sequence ATGCCACGATGGGCCGGTCTTCGATGCGCGGTCGGTGATACTCGAACCGGAGGTGCTGCCCTGATGCCGTTCGATGCGTCGGTTACGATGCGGGGGCTGACCTTTCGGTCGCCGCTTCTGACCGGATCGGGGACCTTCGGCTACGGCGACGAGTTCCTTAGTGTGATGGACTATGCGCCGCTCGGAGGAATCGTTACCAAGTCGCTCTCGATCCGTCCGCGCGAAGGCAATCCACCCCCGCGCATTTGTGAGACGCCGGGCGGCGGGGTGATCAACTCGATCGGCCTGGCCAATCCGGGCGTCGAGGCATTCCTGAAGACAAAAGTGAAATCTCTCCCCGTCGGTACAACGCGGATTTTCCTCAGCATCGTAGGCGATACGGTCGAGGAGTTCACCGCCGTCCTGGAGAAGTTGGAGACCATTCCCGAGATCGATGGCTACGAACTCAACGTCTCCTGTCCCAATGTGAAGAAGGGTGGACTCAGCATCGGGGGAGATCAGGTCGCGGTTGCCGAGATCGTTCGCGCCTGCCGGGGGCTGACGAAGCGCTTTCTGGCGGTAAAACTGACGCCGCATCATCCCTCCGTGCCGCCCCTGGCGGAAGCCGCTGCCAAAGCCGGCGCCGACGCCCTTACGATGACGAACACTCTGGTCGCCATGATGATCGACGCCGAGAAGCGACGACCGATGCTCGGCACCGTCACCGGCGGCTATTCGGGTCCACCGCTTAAGCCGGTGGCACTGGCGAAGGTCTGGCAGGCATCGCAAGCGGTCGATCTGCCGATTTGGGCTTCGGGCGGCATCTCGGATGGCCTCGATGGGATCGAGTTCCTTATGGCGGGCGCAAGCGGCCTCCAACTCGGATCGATCCTGTTCGCCGATCCCTATGCCCCGGCGCGCATTCTGCGCGAGATGGAAGCGTGGTGCGACCGGCACGGCGTGGCGCGGCTCGCCGACTTGATCGGCTCGCTCAGGACTTGA
- a CDS encoding phosphatidate cytidylyltransferase — MKAGNLTQRILVSAVGIPLLLWCTWQGGYYLTALVAAVALLAQKEYYDLQVQCGRRPFAEPGLLIGVLIVVLWQMRGMEALGWVIATSFLMLVFSGMASGRSQADVLATLGGICYPPLLGGAFLAVRNYGGGFTDEGRALAILLWAALWLTDTFAYAGGRWLGRHPLAPTISPGKTVEGFLFGLGGAVIAAAVGALVGWIDILNAVALALAAGLFGQYGDLVESQLKREAGVKDSGRLIPGHGGAFDRFDSFFAAAPILAMVLLVRTLTRL, encoded by the coding sequence ATGAAAGCAGGCAACCTGACGCAGCGGATTCTCGTCTCAGCAGTCGGAATACCGCTGCTGCTCTGGTGCACCTGGCAGGGTGGATACTACCTTACGGCGCTGGTTGCCGCGGTCGCGCTACTCGCACAGAAGGAGTACTACGATCTGCAGGTGCAGTGCGGTCGCAGGCCTTTTGCTGAGCCGGGGCTGCTGATCGGGGTATTGATTGTCGTTCTGTGGCAGATGCGCGGGATGGAAGCGCTCGGCTGGGTGATCGCGACTTCGTTTTTGATGCTGGTCTTCTCTGGAATGGCCTCCGGCCGGTCGCAGGCAGACGTTCTGGCAACGTTGGGAGGAATCTGTTACCCGCCGCTGCTGGGAGGTGCATTTCTCGCCGTTCGCAACTACGGAGGAGGTTTTACCGACGAGGGCCGCGCACTTGCGATCCTGCTCTGGGCTGCGCTCTGGCTCACCGACACCTTTGCCTATGCCGGCGGACGCTGGCTCGGCCGGCATCCCCTGGCACCGACCATCAGTCCCGGCAAAACCGTAGAGGGCTTCCTGTTCGGTCTGGGAGGAGCCGTTATTGCCGCGGCTGTTGGAGCACTTGTTGGTTGGATCGATATTCTCAACGCCGTCGCCCTTGCACTGGCAGCCGGTCTATTTGGTCAGTATGGCGATCTGGTTGAATCGCAACTTAAGCGGGAGGCGGGCGTCAAGGACTCGGGACGCCTTATACCCGGGCATGGCGGCGCCTTCGACCGGTTCGACAGTTTCTTTGCCGCTGCGCCGATCCTGGCAATGGTCTTACTGGTCCGGACATTGACGCGATTGTAG
- a CDS encoding methyltransferase domain-containing protein, protein MPPVGRLVNSIPPLSMPAGTSSPQPFRRIAGRYRRVNRFISFGLDAVWRQSVVRSLLLKPGERLLDVGSGAGELIEFVEGRGIVKIGIDPERAMLMTSRVPFHRVQARAEELPFRPGSFDAVVSAFALRNLSDRQAAIGEMDRVLGAGGRGALTDFSPPKGGLWGGLMRLYLQIILPHWGGLLSGDREAYRYLSRTIFAFPSPEAIVREIASQQLDDVRFRRLTGVVAVLYTFRKRR, encoded by the coding sequence GTGCCGCCTGTTGGAAGGCTGGTCAATTCGATCCCGCCGCTCTCTATGCCCGCCGGGACGTCCTCCCCTCAGCCGTTTAGGCGCATCGCCGGCCGCTACCGCCGGGTCAACCGCTTCATTAGTTTTGGTCTCGACGCCGTCTGGCGGCAAAGCGTCGTGCGCTCACTTCTGCTGAAACCGGGGGAGCGACTGCTCGATGTCGGATCTGGTGCCGGGGAGTTGATCGAGTTCGTCGAAGGCCGCGGTATCGTCAAGATCGGGATCGATCCTGAGCGGGCGATGCTGATGACCTCGCGAGTGCCGTTTCACCGGGTGCAGGCTCGGGCGGAAGAGTTACCCTTTCGTCCCGGCTCGTTCGATGCGGTCGTCTCGGCCTTTGCCCTGCGCAACCTAAGCGACCGGCAGGCGGCCATCGGCGAGATGGATCGCGTCCTTGGTGCCGGCGGTCGAGGCGCTCTGACCGATTTCTCACCACCGAAAGGAGGGCTCTGGGGAGGACTGATGCGGTTATACCTTCAAATCATACTGCCGCACTGGGGGGGACTCCTCTCCGGCGACCGGGAAGCCTATCGCTATCTTTCCCGCACCATTTTCGCCTTCCCATCACCGGAAGCGATCGTTCGCGAGATAGCCTCGCAACAGCTCGATGATGTAAGATTCCGCCGGTTGACCGGAGTCGTTGCTGTTCTTTATACCTTTCGCAAGCGGCGATGA
- a CDS encoding septal ring lytic transglycosylase RlpA family protein: protein MMLSPPVARCIGTYTMSLRLLVCNLTLTVLISACTASPRFTSGRYDPSGNYRVGQTWICTASFYAEDFDGRKTASGETYDMHGSTAAHNSLPFGTQLRVEYPPTGKTTTVVVNDRGPHIAGRSLDLSLGAARQIGLTGPGVGEVRVTILSLPDNP from the coding sequence ATGATGCTTTCTCCACCGGTCGCAAGGTGCATAGGAACCTACACTATGTCGCTGCGACTCCTCGTATGTAACTTGACGTTGACGGTTCTCATTTCGGCTTGCACTGCCAGTCCGCGTTTCACCAGCGGCCGTTATGATCCATCGGGGAATTACCGGGTCGGACAAACCTGGATCTGCACTGCCTCCTTCTATGCCGAAGACTTCGATGGACGGAAGACGGCGAGCGGCGAGACCTACGATATGCACGGCTCGACCGCAGCGCACAACAGCCTTCCCTTCGGGACTCAACTCCGGGTCGAATACCCGCCGACCGGCAAGACGACGACCGTCGTGGTGAACGACCGGGGACCGCATATCGCGGGCCGCTCGCTCGACCTTTCGCTCGGAGCGGCTCGTCAGATCGGGCTGACGGGGCCGGGGGTCGGCGAAGTGCGGGTAACGATTCTCTCACTTCCCGATAATCCATGA